One window of Marinobacter sp. SS13-12 genomic DNA carries:
- a CDS encoding antitoxin Xre/MbcA/ParS toxin-binding domain-containing protein has translation MSAITEKKQSPKGPGKANVRGVYAGRGAVKTHSAATGKYVFSGVQGVKKIRRGGKAKELDALKALYDIDDSVLCALLGMSPRTLVRRREDGTVHKAELDRLATLHLVMRDAVELFEGDQEKARRWLKRPARALEHQCPIDLLDTEAGIRMVRDLIGQLEHGVYA, from the coding sequence ATGTCAGCGATTACGGAGAAAAAGCAGAGCCCTAAAGGGCCTGGTAAGGCAAACGTTCGAGGCGTCTATGCGGGGCGTGGTGCTGTGAAAACTCACTCAGCCGCCACTGGAAAGTACGTGTTTTCCGGTGTTCAGGGCGTGAAGAAAATTCGCCGAGGCGGCAAGGCTAAAGAGCTGGATGCCTTGAAGGCCTTGTACGACATCGACGACTCTGTCTTGTGCGCCCTGCTGGGCATGTCTCCGCGCACCCTCGTACGTCGGCGCGAAGATGGCACCGTCCATAAGGCAGAACTGGACAGGTTAGCGACCCTGCACCTGGTGATGCGCGACGCCGTGGAATTGTTTGAAGGCGACCAAGAAAAGGCCCGACGGTGGCTGAAGCGTCCGGCGAGAGCTCTGGAGCACCAGTGCCCAATAGATCTGCTGGATACCGAGGCTGGTATTCGCATGGTAAGGGACCTGATCGGGCAGCTCGAGCATGGCGTGTACGCATGA
- a CDS encoding RES family NAD+ phosphorylase, translating to MKAYRITKRKHKDTAFSGFGARQYGGRWNLPNHPAVYLSESIALAQLEILVNLGEEDSLQNYLLFQVEVPDSQIMVLADDAYPKDWNGTRVPAGTQAIGTDFLIDREALALAVRSCVVPQEYNLILNPEHADAEAVIEEAVEVTFQFDARLSPGS from the coding sequence ATGAAGGCGTACCGGATCACCAAACGAAAGCACAAGGACACTGCGTTTTCCGGGTTTGGTGCGCGCCAATATGGGGGGCGCTGGAATCTGCCTAATCACCCGGCGGTGTATCTATCCGAGAGTATTGCCCTTGCTCAGCTAGAAATTCTGGTGAATCTGGGTGAGGAAGACAGCTTGCAGAATTATCTACTGTTCCAAGTCGAGGTGCCCGACAGTCAGATTATGGTACTTGCCGACGACGCTTACCCAAAAGACTGGAACGGAACAAGAGTGCCAGCAGGCACTCAGGCGATCGGAACTGACTTCCTCATCGACCGCGAAGCGCTCGCCTTGGCGGTCCGTTCGTGTGTTGTGCCACAAGAATATAACCTCATCCTCAATCCGGAACACGCCGATGCAGAAGCGGTTATCGAGGAGGCCGTTGAAGTAACATTCCAGTTTGATGCTCGTCTGAGCCCAGGCTCCTAA
- a CDS encoding DNA sulfur modification protein DndB has translation MFYIIALERVTVTKSYSETFAEGNIISRHKSEDTADERWRTLQRKADHPDRIAMVEAPYGHAVGDVVPKLATQAKQERHEKLGLSLARDLILQERGTPIERPDFFASWLEDLGLSVDELKAEFGERAAAKLDEEEAGRQDFAARMARINAIEADVSERSEITYSFPAVKGIQAGNEFYTAQIPFKYLVKLFRFDEDTLPPEARAQRNLNERHARDIADYIVENRHEYVLPAITASVSSEMAFEGLQVSGAGARVGVLHIPMDAVMLINDGQHRRRGIELALESMPMLGEETVCVTLFFDQGLQRSQQMFADINANAKKPSSSLSALYDKRDPFNGFVLELLKELPDFRSRIEFESGSVGPKSFKLWNLVSFKKFVSNLTDLTTRSITDFDEAYLKDAAEGVKLFLEKARGHVPMWDLMLSGKISAQELREQYVVGHAVFLEALGLYGAVMVNNHLMYGKTEGVDRFEVMERLESLVPERTAPVWEGRCVVAGRMQKTSDGVKGTAATLMGLCGLNLTPTVAETEMRLGTLLN, from the coding sequence ATGTTCTACATCATTGCTTTAGAGCGCGTTACCGTCACTAAATCCTACTCCGAGACCTTCGCGGAAGGGAACATTATCAGTCGTCACAAGAGCGAGGACACGGCCGACGAGCGCTGGCGCACCTTGCAACGTAAAGCGGATCATCCGGATCGAATTGCCATGGTAGAAGCGCCTTATGGTCATGCCGTGGGCGACGTTGTTCCAAAGCTGGCGACCCAGGCAAAACAGGAGCGCCACGAAAAGTTGGGCTTGAGCCTTGCGCGGGATCTGATCCTGCAGGAGCGGGGCACACCGATTGAGCGCCCGGATTTCTTTGCGTCCTGGTTGGAGGATCTTGGCTTGTCGGTTGATGAGCTCAAGGCCGAGTTTGGGGAGCGGGCAGCGGCCAAGCTGGACGAGGAAGAGGCCGGACGACAGGATTTTGCCGCGCGTATGGCAAGGATTAACGCGATCGAGGCCGATGTGTCGGAGCGCTCCGAGATCACTTACAGCTTTCCGGCCGTGAAGGGCATTCAGGCAGGTAACGAGTTCTATACCGCCCAGATACCGTTCAAGTACCTGGTCAAGCTGTTCCGGTTCGATGAGGACACCTTGCCGCCGGAGGCCCGCGCGCAGCGTAATCTCAATGAGCGCCATGCTCGCGACATTGCTGACTACATCGTGGAGAACCGTCACGAATACGTATTGCCAGCGATTACCGCAAGCGTCAGCAGTGAAATGGCCTTCGAGGGTCTGCAGGTATCTGGCGCCGGTGCGAGGGTAGGGGTGCTGCATATCCCAATGGATGCCGTGATGCTGATCAATGACGGGCAACACCGCCGCCGGGGCATTGAGCTGGCGCTGGAATCCATGCCGATGCTGGGAGAGGAAACCGTGTGTGTGACCCTGTTCTTTGATCAGGGACTGCAACGGAGCCAGCAGATGTTTGCCGACATCAACGCGAATGCCAAGAAGCCCAGTAGTTCGCTGAGTGCCCTGTACGACAAGCGAGATCCGTTCAACGGGTTTGTTCTGGAACTGCTCAAGGAGCTCCCTGACTTTCGCAGTCGGATTGAATTCGAGTCCGGCAGTGTGGGCCCCAAGAGTTTCAAACTGTGGAACCTGGTGAGCTTCAAGAAGTTTGTTTCAAATCTGACCGACCTAACCACACGCAGCATTACCGATTTCGACGAGGCTTATCTGAAGGATGCAGCCGAAGGCGTGAAGCTGTTTCTGGAGAAGGCGCGTGGGCATGTGCCGATGTGGGATCTGATGCTGTCAGGGAAGATTTCGGCGCAAGAGCTTCGCGAGCAATACGTGGTCGGCCATGCCGTGTTCCTGGAAGCGCTGGGACTGTATGGCGCCGTGATGGTGAACAACCATCTTATGTATGGAAAGACCGAGGGGGTGGATCGGTTCGAGGTCATGGAACGGCTTGAGAGCCTGGTGCCGGAGCGCACCGCGCCCGTTTGGGAAGGTCGTTGTGTGGTCGCCGGTCGGATGCAGAAAACGTCCGATGGAGTGAAGGGCACGGCCGCGACCCTGATGGGGCTATGTGGTTTGAACCTGACGCCCACTGTGGCAGAAACCGAAATGCGCCTGGGCACGTTGCTCAACTAA
- a CDS encoding antirestriction protein, translating to MSTAQAIPELFTRVPKLQRAQTMHQYWGDRCVNLEMFVFSFMNTFNDAYNGGYWNLNITSNDALFISLNTEEPVRLISPLNYGDETMSAEAAGLVLTIYGCSYALDKYPEEALILETYDKLMAVVGDHPEASKIYRLLD from the coding sequence ATGTCTACTGCACAAGCTATCCCTGAGCTATTCACTCGTGTTCCCAAGCTCCAACGCGCTCAAACGATGCACCAATACTGGGGCGATCGTTGCGTGAACCTGGAAATGTTCGTGTTCTCTTTCATGAACACCTTCAACGACGCCTACAACGGCGGCTATTGGAATCTGAACATTACCTCCAACGATGCGCTTTTCATCTCTCTGAACACTGAGGAGCCGGTTCGTCTGATCAGTCCTCTGAACTACGGGGACGAAACGATGAGCGCCGAGGCGGCAGGTCTGGTCCTGACCATCTATGGGTGCTCTTACGCCCTAGACAAGTATCCGGAAGAGGCTCTGATCCTGGAAACCTACGACAAGCTGATGGCTGTCGTTGGGGATCATCCAGAGGCTTCAAAAATCTACCGTCTTCTCGACTAA
- a CDS encoding DUF4942 domain-containing protein, whose amino-acid sequence MSTLALVSALKDHSQDFEFYPTTDAMLNTIREDIQAILSAPFSHKYPIFSALDVGAGDGRALMRLTEGDRYAIEKSLMLVERQDRSVVTVGTDLFAQVLLDLRCDVIFSNPPYSHFGTWSEKIVREANAKLIYLVVPVRWQTDPALQSAIESRKAETEVLAQYSFDTPDAARRARTTVDVVRIRLDKHGRDRGHNYRSDELRVDPFDLWFEQHFAPQSTVSDSSNMDPKATIEARAKKRISTGRDLITSRGLVQALAQFYQNDLSELIGDYERICSLDPILLGGLGVSTEALAKGLKLKIEGLKHVYWRELFGNFRPVTSRLATKTRQRVIDKLQASMSIDFMPENVHALCAWLIKNCNQYFDDQLIELVERLTKKANVIAYKSNQKTFTEEGWRYGRTPEIDRYKLDYRIILECWKALDYGYFGDKSPTLNSTVADLLNDFMTIANNLGFVTRDEISAERQAWEAGQNVLFYFTDQKTGQRSVAFEAKAYKKGTIHLKVNQRLMCRLNVEFGRLKGWVRNAHEAAEEMDISVVQAQAAFNANLRLGQDALLALSAPAD is encoded by the coding sequence ATGAGCACACTTGCGCTTGTTTCCGCACTGAAAGACCATTCCCAGGACTTCGAGTTTTACCCCACCACTGATGCGATGTTGAACACCATTCGCGAGGATATTCAGGCGATTTTGTCGGCTCCCTTCAGTCACAAGTACCCGATTTTTTCGGCGCTCGATGTCGGTGCCGGTGACGGCCGTGCGCTGATGCGTTTGACTGAGGGCGATCGATACGCCATTGAGAAAAGCCTGATGCTTGTTGAGCGCCAGGACCGCAGTGTTGTGACCGTTGGCACCGATCTGTTTGCGCAGGTGCTTTTAGATCTGCGGTGTGACGTTATTTTCTCTAACCCGCCCTACTCTCATTTTGGTACCTGGTCCGAGAAGATTGTTCGCGAGGCGAATGCGAAACTGATTTATCTCGTGGTGCCTGTCCGGTGGCAAACGGATCCAGCGCTGCAGTCGGCCATCGAAAGCCGCAAGGCAGAAACCGAAGTGCTGGCGCAATACTCGTTCGACACTCCAGATGCGGCCCGGCGCGCGCGGACCACCGTGGATGTGGTTCGGATTCGCCTGGACAAGCACGGTCGGGACCGTGGACATAACTATCGTTCCGATGAGTTGCGGGTGGATCCGTTTGATCTCTGGTTTGAGCAGCATTTTGCCCCGCAATCGACGGTATCTGACAGCTCCAATATGGATCCAAAGGCCACGATTGAGGCGAGAGCAAAGAAACGAATCAGCACCGGCCGGGACTTGATCACCAGCAGGGGCCTGGTGCAGGCCCTTGCGCAATTCTATCAAAATGATCTCTCCGAGCTGATCGGTGATTATGAGCGGATCTGCAGCCTTGACCCTATTTTGCTTGGGGGGCTCGGCGTCAGCACTGAAGCTCTGGCTAAAGGCCTGAAGCTGAAAATCGAAGGTCTCAAGCATGTTTACTGGCGTGAACTGTTTGGGAATTTCAGGCCGGTAACCTCGCGACTGGCCACCAAGACCCGGCAAAGGGTGATTGATAAGTTGCAGGCCTCGATGAGTATCGATTTCATGCCGGAGAATGTTCACGCGCTGTGTGCCTGGTTAATCAAGAACTGCAATCAGTATTTCGATGATCAGCTGATCGAGCTGGTCGAGAGATTGACTAAAAAAGCGAACGTCATTGCTTACAAGTCCAATCAGAAAACCTTTACAGAGGAAGGTTGGCGCTATGGTCGAACCCCTGAGATCGATCGCTACAAGCTGGACTACCGAATCATCCTGGAATGCTGGAAGGCGCTGGATTACGGATATTTTGGAGACAAGTCGCCTACCCTCAATTCCACCGTTGCCGATCTTCTTAATGATTTCATGACGATTGCTAACAATCTGGGCTTTGTAACTCGGGATGAGATTTCAGCAGAGCGCCAAGCATGGGAAGCGGGTCAAAACGTGTTGTTCTATTTCACCGATCAAAAGACTGGGCAACGATCCGTAGCGTTTGAAGCCAAAGCCTACAAAAAAGGAACGATACACCTCAAGGTCAATCAGCGACTGATGTGTCGGTTGAACGTGGAATTTGGGCGCCTTAAAGGATGGGTGCGAAATGCCCACGAGGCGGCCGAGGAAATGGATATTTCCGTTGTTCAAGCCCAGGCCGCGTTTAACGCCAATCTGCGGCTGGGTCAGGATGCGTTATTAGCCCTTTCGGCACCTGCCGATTGA
- a CDS encoding DUF3592 domain-containing protein: protein MIETFGPLVVGIALVFGGLRLLVTAVRRVRLARNASQSWPSVSGVVLKSSKRQANFGSEKSRNPRGNSYLLDFEYEYAVSGKTFRSTSPLFFSPYQYDDIQAFISQFPAGRKVSVYYDPKRHNRAVVDKTLRGKVEIMRPGLGASFRCPAPDLLPCVSKSL from the coding sequence ATGATTGAGACATTCGGACCCCTTGTTGTTGGAATCGCCTTGGTTTTTGGTGGGCTGAGGCTCTTAGTTACGGCAGTTCGTCGGGTGAGGCTTGCCAGGAATGCATCTCAGAGTTGGCCTTCAGTTTCTGGGGTAGTGCTTAAGTCTTCAAAGCGGCAGGCTAACTTTGGTTCCGAAAAAAGCCGCAACCCGCGCGGGAACTCTTACCTGTTAGATTTCGAGTACGAGTATGCCGTCAGCGGTAAAACGTTTCGCTCGACCTCTCCTCTTTTCTTCAGCCCCTATCAGTACGACGACATTCAGGCGTTTATTTCACAATTTCCGGCGGGTAGAAAAGTAAGCGTTTACTATGATCCTAAGCGCCATAATAGAGCCGTTGTTGATAAAACTTTGCGTGGAAAAGTGGAAATCATGAGGCCTGGTTTGGGGGCTTCCTTTCGGTGTCCGGCGCCGGACTTGTTGCCATGCGTTTCGAAGAGTTTGTGA
- a CDS encoding AAA family ATPase, which translates to MAKPFAPKLKRPIKIAVINRKGGVGKTNTTINLACEFVNRGYATVIADTEKEGGCVHWQSLAGDEAKVPVVGMYDPMIKVNIKAYEGSNDIILIDTAGIIVDMDDEEDGKASKINSAVMAMADYVIVPLQPAPADFRATEVCVESLSKIQGFRDGAPFFRILLTSTRANEDLTRMALELFGEDYPYPVFKTTIRRSEEFKKAHAYGQGIVDYAKRSESANDIRDLADEVLRDLDEGRA; encoded by the coding sequence ATGGCGAAGCCTTTTGCCCCTAAGCTCAAACGCCCCATTAAAATTGCGGTGATTAATCGCAAAGGCGGCGTCGGCAAAACCAACACCACAATTAATTTGGCTTGTGAATTTGTGAACCGAGGTTATGCAACGGTTATCGCTGACACAGAGAAGGAAGGCGGCTGTGTTCACTGGCAAAGCCTGGCCGGTGATGAAGCCAAGGTGCCAGTAGTTGGCATGTATGACCCGATGATCAAGGTCAACATCAAAGCCTACGAAGGTTCGAACGACATTATTCTGATCGACACCGCCGGGATCATTGTCGATATGGATGATGAAGAAGATGGAAAAGCCAGCAAGATCAACAGCGCTGTCATGGCCATGGCCGATTACGTCATTGTTCCTCTTCAGCCGGCACCTGCCGACTTTCGTGCCACTGAGGTCTGCGTAGAGTCCCTGAGCAAGATCCAGGGTTTCCGTGATGGCGCGCCGTTTTTTCGGATTCTGCTGACCAGCACACGCGCCAATGAAGATTTAACCCGCATGGCGCTGGAACTATTCGGCGAGGATTACCCGTATCCCGTATTCAAAACCACCATTCGCCGCTCCGAGGAATTTAAAAAGGCGCACGCCTACGGCCAGGGCATCGTGGATTACGCCAAACGCTCAGAATCCGCAAATGACATCCGAGATTTGGCCGACGAAGTTCTGAGGGACCTGGACGAGGGTAGGGCATGA
- a CDS encoding ParB/RepB/Spo0J family partition protein codes for MNKKAGLKAALGGSKKETTEAKVASKPVVTAASGELCRVLISSIRPDPNQPREKFDPEFIQSLARKLQKDGQHTPITVVMTGANQYKIRNGENRWKAAQEAGWEYIDAIIYEFEPEELSAPEQAEILRKQKSDNDDRRPLTPWEDIKACARYVELSGKKQGEAAEDLDLSKTDLSKRLKIFNGPEEIKNLVRAEALTNLNTLGSLVELWKLDQESASAEAQTILETGQIAPGAEKKYAARVKALKDDEEVPGSKPAKKEPDPQTPKPQTFSAKKVNVAEKGVLEIEDGKGNAMRFKVPRSWKKDWEKIGEALFGGKL; via the coding sequence ATGAACAAGAAAGCAGGCTTGAAAGCTGCATTGGGGGGCAGCAAAAAGGAAACCACAGAAGCTAAAGTAGCCAGCAAACCCGTTGTCACTGCCGCGTCGGGCGAACTGTGCCGAGTGCTGATTTCCTCAATTCGGCCGGATCCCAATCAACCGCGGGAGAAGTTCGACCCAGAGTTCATCCAGTCTCTGGCGCGCAAGCTTCAAAAGGACGGTCAGCATACACCAATTACTGTCGTGATGACCGGGGCCAACCAATACAAGATCCGTAATGGTGAGAACCGCTGGAAAGCGGCACAAGAAGCGGGCTGGGAATACATCGATGCGATTATTTATGAATTCGAGCCCGAAGAGTTATCGGCCCCTGAACAGGCCGAAATTCTTCGTAAGCAGAAATCAGACAATGACGATCGCAGACCGCTAACACCATGGGAAGACATCAAAGCCTGCGCGCGCTATGTAGAGCTCTCTGGAAAGAAGCAGGGCGAAGCCGCCGAAGACCTGGATCTTTCCAAGACTGATCTGAGCAAACGACTGAAAATCTTCAACGGTCCCGAAGAAATTAAGAATCTTGTTCGTGCAGAAGCGTTAACGAACCTGAACACTCTCGGCAGCCTGGTGGAATTGTGGAAACTCGATCAGGAATCTGCCTCTGCCGAGGCTCAAACAATTCTCGAAACCGGCCAGATTGCCCCGGGAGCTGAAAAGAAATACGCAGCTCGCGTGAAAGCGCTTAAAGATGACGAGGAAGTACCAGGCTCTAAGCCGGCGAAGAAAGAACCCGATCCCCAAACACCGAAACCTCAGACATTTTCCGCCAAGAAAGTGAATGTCGCTGAGAAGGGCGTTCTGGAAATTGAAGACGGCAAAGGCAACGCCATGCGATTTAAAGTTCCTAGAAGCTGGAAGAAAGACTGGGAAAAAATCGGTGAAGCGCTGTTTGGCGGTAAGTTATGA
- a CDS encoding DUF1524 domain-containing protein produces the protein MGAADVVKKSGSGICHGPQSPWYDVVKNYQGFESLRRCTQSGGRLPKGTSSTRQQIGAQVYSRAHYGNGWADEDRDCQDTRNELLIERSTAPVRFTDASKCRVLFGRWISPFTNEVIHDARQLEADHLVPLFWSWRRGASEWSDEQKETFANDPANVLIVESLNQSKSDRGPDQWLPPEGRCGYTARFTRIVLKYRLEPNPDEYQRIKEILAQCRG, from the coding sequence ATGGGGGCAGCCGATGTGGTCAAAAAGTCTGGCTCGGGCATCTGTCATGGACCGCAAAGCCCCTGGTACGACGTGGTGAAAAACTACCAAGGCTTCGAGAGTCTTCGAAGGTGTACGCAGTCTGGAGGCCGCCTGCCAAAAGGGACCAGTTCCACGCGCCAGCAAATTGGTGCTCAGGTCTACAGTCGCGCTCACTATGGAAACGGATGGGCAGATGAAGACCGTGACTGTCAGGACACCCGTAATGAGCTTCTTATCGAACGCTCTACGGCACCCGTGCGCTTTACGGATGCGTCCAAATGCAGGGTCCTCTTTGGGCGTTGGATCAGCCCGTTCACCAATGAGGTTATTCACGATGCCCGACAGCTTGAGGCCGATCACCTGGTCCCCCTCTTTTGGAGTTGGCGCCGAGGGGCCTCAGAGTGGTCAGACGAGCAAAAAGAGACATTCGCCAATGATCCTGCGAATGTGTTGATCGTCGAATCGCTGAATCAGTCAAAATCCGATAGAGGGCCGGATCAATGGTTACCGCCGGAAGGTCGTTGTGGTTACACGGCCAGATTTACAAGAATTGTTCTGAAATACCGGTTGGAACCTAATCCTGACGAATACCAGAGGATTAAAGAAATCCTGGCGCAGTGTAGAGGTTGA
- a CDS encoding DNA-binding protein — MRPAEFEDEQIIEAGKRLLSEGRRVTGFALRKEIGGGNPSRLVRVWEEFRQSQEVVESQPVQDLPVEVEEALTEMTDSFLDQVRSLALNLNNRAVKTAERRVADVMKSAKEQQESAEAELIDAATAVDELESQARALQDELDQTKRALNTANEENKTLGNRLVSLEKELAIADQKLSKEQEKTKDLKDEVAGLKNANKSLEGDKFDLREQRDGWKASAESREQEVSDVKNELSEAQGQVKELEAQKKASEALAEERKVDRESARAAQKDAETKVTQLETKLATSQSQNEELKADIKQLKKQLEELQKQGQETSTGREKGGKS; from the coding sequence ATGCGCCCTGCTGAATTTGAAGATGAACAGATCATCGAGGCTGGCAAGCGTCTTTTGAGCGAAGGTCGGCGGGTAACTGGCTTCGCCCTGAGAAAGGAAATCGGAGGCGGCAATCCTTCCCGCCTGGTGAGGGTATGGGAGGAATTCCGGCAAAGTCAGGAAGTGGTTGAGAGTCAGCCCGTCCAAGACTTGCCGGTGGAAGTTGAAGAAGCTCTGACAGAAATGACAGATTCATTTCTGGATCAGGTTAGGAGTTTGGCGCTGAATCTTAACAACCGAGCGGTAAAGACTGCGGAGCGTCGTGTAGCCGATGTGATGAAGTCGGCCAAAGAACAACAGGAGAGCGCTGAGGCCGAGCTGATCGATGCCGCTACAGCGGTTGATGAACTGGAGAGCCAGGCAAGGGCGTTGCAGGACGAGTTGGATCAGACAAAACGAGCGCTGAATACAGCGAACGAAGAGAACAAAACCCTCGGAAACCGGCTGGTGAGTCTGGAAAAAGAACTTGCGATTGCCGATCAAAAACTGAGTAAAGAGCAAGAAAAAACCAAAGATCTGAAAGACGAAGTCGCTGGTTTGAAAAACGCCAATAAAAGCCTGGAGGGTGACAAATTCGATTTGCGCGAACAGCGTGATGGTTGGAAAGCGAGTGCGGAGTCTCGGGAACAGGAAGTGTCTGATGTGAAAAACGAACTGTCAGAAGCTCAGGGTCAGGTAAAAGAGCTCGAAGCCCAAAAGAAAGCTTCGGAGGCCCTGGCAGAGGAACGCAAGGTTGATCGGGAGTCTGCCCGCGCTGCCCAAAAAGACGCAGAAACAAAGGTAACTCAGCTTGAGACCAAGCTGGCAACGAGCCAAAGCCAAAACGAAGAATTGAAAGCAGACATAAAACAGTTAAAGAAGCAGCTTGAAGAGCTCCAGAAACAAGGACAGGAAACCAGTACCGGCAGGGAGAAAGGCGGTAAGTCGTGA
- a CDS encoding replication initiation protein, with product MGQAAEAGHQLDLIPLNENTQKLRVAKANALVEAQFELTSQEHKLLLVAMAQIRKDQTQFHEQVFQVQDLVEHLELNPKNAYRDLRRISKGIMSKQVTIRNDDTGEWRMYQWVSKAYCERGTFGIKFSEELKPFLIGLVGRFTLYELGRILKMKSNYAIRLYELFQQYRKFGNRTVGLDPKLAARNGWDNFSKLMGYNPETYERFANLNQKVLQPAIAQIEQFTEFKKVHVKKIKHGRKTVALEFEWKTIDTLEDLPNHPLYSDLRALGVTDASCRQLFSQFDEDRIVNNLALAKAHHRAHTLSNPAGWFVTAVRENYADPELPFEIESTAAKTAEPKQKPDHPLFDDCASPAEFRKLVAAEQERGESFATYSEFLNYSVNQQVEKFRAVP from the coding sequence GTGGGTCAAGCAGCTGAAGCCGGTCACCAGCTCGATTTAATTCCGCTTAACGAAAACACCCAAAAACTCCGGGTTGCGAAGGCCAATGCACTGGTTGAGGCGCAATTCGAGCTCACCAGCCAGGAACACAAACTTCTTTTGGTTGCCATGGCGCAAATCCGGAAGGACCAGACGCAGTTCCATGAACAGGTTTTTCAGGTCCAAGACCTGGTCGAACACCTGGAGCTCAACCCAAAGAATGCTTACAGAGACCTACGGCGCATTTCCAAAGGAATTATGAGTAAGCAGGTCACCATTCGGAACGACGACACCGGCGAGTGGCGCATGTACCAGTGGGTTTCCAAAGCTTACTGCGAGCGAGGTACCTTCGGCATCAAATTCAGTGAAGAGCTCAAGCCCTTCCTTATCGGCCTGGTAGGGCGGTTCACCCTCTACGAACTTGGCCGGATCCTCAAGATGAAGTCGAATTATGCCATTCGACTGTACGAGCTTTTCCAGCAATACCGTAAGTTCGGTAATCGGACCGTTGGCCTGGATCCAAAGCTTGCAGCTCGCAATGGTTGGGATAACTTCTCGAAATTGATGGGCTACAACCCGGAAACCTACGAAAGATTCGCCAATCTCAATCAGAAGGTGCTTCAGCCGGCGATCGCTCAAATTGAGCAATTCACGGAGTTCAAAAAGGTTCACGTCAAAAAGATAAAGCACGGCCGTAAAACGGTTGCCTTAGAGTTCGAGTGGAAAACCATCGACACGCTTGAAGATCTTCCTAACCATCCGTTGTATTCAGACCTCAGGGCGCTCGGCGTCACCGACGCATCATGTCGCCAGCTCTTTTCCCAATTTGATGAAGATCGGATCGTCAACAATCTTGCGCTGGCCAAAGCCCACCACCGAGCCCATACATTGAGCAACCCGGCCGGCTGGTTCGTGACGGCCGTGCGTGAGAATTATGCGGACCCTGAGCTGCCATTTGAAATCGAATCAACAGCAGCCAAGACCGCGGAGCCAAAACAAAAGCCGGATCATCCTTTGTTCGACGACTGCGCATCGCCGGCGGAATTCCGTAAATTGGTTGCCGCTGAGCAGGAGAGGGGCGAATCGTTCGCGACCTACTCCGAATTTCTAAACTATTCGGTCAATCAGCAGGTTGAGAAATTCCGGGCTGTCCCTTAG